Proteins co-encoded in one Sulfurimonas sp. HSL1-2 genomic window:
- a CDS encoding DUF3617 family protein — MRSVLTALICSGFLFSACSSEPAGPDFKEGKWSITSKTEMQGMPMQIPATTFEQCLSAQDRVPMQKNDNDGCKVMEQKVDGDTVSWRFECENSKGDGSITYTGENFQGKMNMHTDTGMGAMSMTTTMIGKYLGPCE; from the coding sequence ATGCGATCGGTACTTACCGCCTTAATCTGTTCCGGATTCCTCTTCAGCGCCTGTTCTTCGGAACCGGCAGGACCGGACTTCAAAGAGGGAAAATGGTCCATCACCAGTAAAACGGAGATGCAGGGGATGCCGATGCAGATTCCGGCCACGACTTTCGAGCAGTGCCTGAGCGCGCAGGACCGCGTTCCGATGCAGAAGAACGACAATGACGGCTGTAAAGTGATGGAGCAGAAGGTTGACGGCGACACCGTTTCCTGGCGTTTCGAATGCGAAAATTCCAAAGGCGACGGCTCCATCACCTATACGGGCGAAAACTTCCAGGGAAAAATGAACATGCACACCGATACGGGCATGGGTGCCATGTCCATGACAACGACGATGATCGGCAAATACCTCGGCCCCTGCGAATAA